TCGGTCTCCAGCCTGAATTATTCACATTCCCCCGTGAGGCAAACGGTCTCTGAGAGCTGCAAGCCTGGCAATTGCTGCAATTCCTATTGATCCCATGCCGATGCGAGCTTAAACTTCACCGATATTCGGATTCTCACTAAAGGATGTAGGAGCGGGTTGATGATTGCTCTATCCCACTGAGGCTCACCCCTCAGTCGCTGTCGATCTGCCCGAATTGGCCCTACATTTCGTTATCCAACACCAGGCGAGTGAGGCGTCCATGATCGGTAAGAGGCTCGGGCAATATCGCGTGGTCGAGAAACTCGGCGGCGGCATGGGGGTCGTTTACAAGGCCGAAGATACCAGGCTCAACCGGCCCGTCGCGCTCAAGTTCCTGCCGGAGAGACCGGCACAAGACCGGCAGGCTCTGGAACGATTCCAGCGCGAAGCTCAGGCGGCCTCCGCTCTGAATCATCCTAATATCTGACCGATCGCGATGTAATCGTGCTGAACTACCAGGCGAAAGTCTTGTTATGACCGAATCTATCATGCGCCCCAGAAACGGCGATCGGGAAAGCAGATCGGGGAACCACGCTAACGCAATGCACACTATCAAGGGGGACTTTCGAGGACGGGCGAGCGAAACCCTGGAGGAAGCAAACAGGCGGCTCCCCTTGCAGCGTGCCAACCAGGTAGTAGGCCCGAGGCTCCGCAGCAACACCCATCCCCGGCCCCTCCTGCTCCCTCCAGTTCTAACCTTTTGGTGCGCGGGTGTCTCTATATCAATGGAGCGCGAAACAGGAAAGCGGATAATAGATGAGTGATGACCCAAGCGGACGCCGGCACGCCGGACGAAATCCTCGTTGTGGCAGCAATCCTGGGAGATCTTGCCGCTTTTGACGTGCTTGCACGCCGATACCGCTCCGCGGTTTTCCGTACGGCACGGACGATCGTTCCCCCAGAAGATGCTGATGATGTGGCCCAGGAGGCGCTCCTGCTTGCTTTCAAGGCTTTGCCCTCGCTGGAGGAACCGGCCAAGTTTCCCGCCTGGCTGCATGCGATCACGCGCCGCTGCGCCTTGCGTTACCAGGACCGCAGCCGGGCGCACCACCGCGGGCGCGTGGCACTTGACGAAGCGATCCTGCAACAGGTTCCCGCCCTCGGGCGCCGTTCGGCCGGACACGGCAGAGCAGAGGAACTGAATTGGGCGCTTGAAGGAATCCCGCAGGACTACGGGTTGGTCTTGCGGCTGCATTTCTTCGACGAAATG
This sequence is a window from Terriglobia bacterium. Protein-coding genes within it:
- a CDS encoding sigma-70 family RNA polymerase sigma factor, which translates into the protein MTQADAGTPDEILVVAAILGDLAAFDVLARRYRSAVFRTARTIVPPEDADDVAQEALLLAFKALPSLEEPAKFPAWLHAITRRCALRYQDRSRAHHRGRVALDEAILQQVPALGRRSAGHGRAEELNWALEGIPQDYGLVLRLHFFDEMPLKRIAGFLGISLATAKWRVFHGKKLLREQFEALQQRKTEKWKEKKR